The following nucleotide sequence is from Saccharothrix texasensis.
CGACCGGCGATCGTGGCGGGCAACATGGTCAGCCTGCCGTGGTCGGGCCGCGACGTGCCGCACTTCCTCACCGTCGCCGGGTACGACGGGGACTACCTGGTGCTCGACCCCGCCTCGCAGGCCATCGTCTACCGGGCGTCCGCGTCGACCCTCTCGGCGTACTTCAACCACGACCTGGGCCGGGCCGGCGTGCTGCTCTGACCGCCCGCTACACGGTCTCCTGCACGGCGCCGGACGCGTCGGCGCGCAGCACCGGCGCGCCGGCGGTCAGGTCCCGCACGGCGGCCACGGAGTCCCCGTCCACCTCCGACGCGGCGGTCACGACGGCCGCCGCCTCCACCCCCTCGGCGCCGCTCGACACGGCCGCCGCGACCGCCGCTTGCAGGGCGGTCAGCTTCAGCGACGGCAACGCGACCGTGGTCGCCGCGTAGGTCCGACCGTCGGTGTCGCGCACCGCCGCACCCTCGGCCGCGCCCGTCCGGGCCCGCGCCGATCGCGCCAGCGTGACGATCTTCTGGTCCTCGGGGTCGAGGTCACTCACCGCTGGTCCCCTCGCTGTCGTCGCCGTTGTTCACCGGGCGCACCAGCACCGTCGTGATGCGCATCCGCCCGCGTTCGTCCTTGCCGCCCTCGGCCCGCATCCGCAGACCCGCGATCTCGGCCTCCGTGCCCGGCAGCGGCACGCGGCCCAACCGCTGCGCCAGCAGGCCGCCGACCGTCTCCACCTCGTGGTCGTCCAGCTCCGTGCCGAACAACGCGTCCAGGTCGTCCACCGGCAACCGCGCGCTGACCCGCACCGAACCGTCCGTCAGGTGCTCCACCGGCGGCCGGTCCTCGGTGTCGGACTCGTCGGTGATCTCACCGACGATCTCCTCCAGGATGTCCTCGATCGTGAGCAGGCCCGCCGTCCCGCCGTACTCGTCCACCACCACCGCCAGGTGGTTGCGCGACAGCTGCATCTCCCGCAGCAGGTCCGCGATCGGCTTCGAGTCCGGGATGAACGACGCCGGCTTCATCACGTCCGCCACCGACGTGCCGTTCGGCTCCCCGGACAACGTCAGCCGCACCAGGTCCTTGAGGTTCACCACGCCGACGATGTCGTCCACGCTCTCCCCGATCACCGGCACCCGCGTGTACCCGGTGCGTAGCGACAGGGCCAGCGCCTGGCGGATCGACTTGGCCTGCTCGATCCACACGATCTCGGTGCGCGGCACCATCACCTCGCGCGCGATCGTGTCGCCGAGCTCGAAGACCGAGTGGATCATCTCCCGCTCGCCCTCGTCCACCACGCCGCGTTCCTGCGCCATGTCCACCAGCTCGCGCAGCTCGACCTCGGACGAGAACGGGCCCTCGCGGAAACCCCGACCCGGCGTGATCGCGTTGCCGACCAGGATCAGCAACTTGCTCAACGGGCCCAGCACCCGGCCGAGCACCCGGATCGGGCCCGCCGCCAGCAGGCTCACCGCGTACGGGTGCTGCCTGCCGAGCGTGCGCGGACCCACGCCGACCAGCACGTACGACACCACGAGCATGCTCAGCCCGGCGACCAGCATCGCCACCCAGTCGGTGGCGATCAGGCCGAGGCACACCACGGTCACCAGCACCGTCGCCGCCAGCTCGCAGCCCAGGCGCAGCAACAGCAGCAGGTTCACGTGCCGCGGCCGGTCGGCCAGCAACTGGATCAAGTGCCCCGTGCCCGCCCGGCCCTGCCGCTGCAACGCCTCGACGCGCGCCCGCGACACCGTGCCCAGCGCCGCGTCCACACCCGCGAACGCGCCCGCCGACAACACCAACACCACGGCCAGCACCAGCAGGCCGGCGGAACTGCCCATCACCTCGGCCGCCTCAGGCTGTCGGCTCGGGCCGGTCCGCGTCCTCCAGGCCGACCGCCCCGAGGAGCTTCGAGTCGGCCTCGCGCTGCGCCGACTTGCGCTCCGCCTCGGCCGCCGCCGTGCGGAAGTCGCCCAGGATGCGGTTCTGCAACGTGAACATCTCCCGCTCCTCGGCCGGCTCCGCGTGGTCG
It contains:
- a CDS encoding cytidine deaminase, which gives rise to MSDLDPEDQKIVTLARSARARTGAAEGAAVRDTDGRTYAATTVALPSLKLTALQAAVAAAVSSGAEGVEAAAVVTAASEVDGDSVAAVRDLTAGAPVLRADASGAVQETV
- a CDS encoding hemolysin family protein, encoding MGSSAGLLVLAVVLVLSAGAFAGVDAALGTVSRARVEALQRQGRAGTGHLIQLLADRPRHVNLLLLLRLGCELAATVLVTVVCLGLIATDWVAMLVAGLSMLVVSYVLVGVGPRTLGRQHPYAVSLLAAGPIRVLGRVLGPLSKLLILVGNAITPGRGFREGPFSSEVELRELVDMAQERGVVDEGEREMIHSVFELGDTIAREVMVPRTEIVWIEQAKSIRQALALSLRTGYTRVPVIGESVDDIVGVVNLKDLVRLTLSGEPNGTSVADVMKPASFIPDSKPIADLLREMQLSRNHLAVVVDEYGGTAGLLTIEDILEEIVGEITDESDTEDRPPVEHLTDGSVRVSARLPVDDLDALFGTELDDHEVETVGGLLAQRLGRVPLPGTEAEIAGLRMRAEGGKDERGRMRITTVLVRPVNNGDDSEGTSGE